One Papaver somniferum cultivar HN1 chromosome 10, ASM357369v1, whole genome shotgun sequence genomic window carries:
- the LOC113318319 gene encoding probable pectinesterase/pectinesterase inhibitor 21, which translates to MGDFNKKKAAIISASSLLLVAMVVAVTVSVTHHYSADDDNKDAGHTISQSQKAIEAICQPTQFKKNCVDSLSSAAGNTTDPKELVKIAFKVAVQKITDAINKSATLHEIEKDPRNKEALETCKEVMDYAIDDLNHSFDKMSEFDVSKVDEMLADLKTWLSGAVTYQETCLDAFQNTTGNAGENMRKALNSSAELTRNSLAIVSEISTVLTSLQIPLFSRRLLSDESALPYPTEDGFPTWVAAGKRRLLSSSAADIKPNAVVAKDGSGQFTTINAALRTYPKTKNNATFIVYIKQGTYNEHILINKSMPNVMLIGDGPTKTKITGNKNFVDGVGTFKTATVAAVGPGFIAKDIGFENSAGAIKHQAVALRVQSDMSIFYNCQMDGYQDTLYAHTHRQFYRDCTISGTIDFIFGDAASVFQNCKIIIRKPLDNQQCIVTAQGRKDLRQNTAIVLQGCTISADPLYYPVRDTIKSYLGRPWKEYSRTIIMQTSIDDCIAEEGWLPWMGDFGLNTLFYAEFQNVGPGALNTRRVRWPGIKTNTLSEKTFLDFTPGNFLGGEGGDSWITKSGVPYTPGMLASPPPAH; encoded by the exons ATGGGAGACTTTAACAAAAAGAAAGCCGCTATAATTAGCGCATCTTCGCTACTACTTGTTGCTATGGTTGTTGCGGTGACCGTTAGCGTTACCCATCATTATTCGGCCGATGACGACAATAAAGATGCTGGTCATACAATCTCTCAATCACAAAAAGCAATAGAAGCTATTTGTCAGCCAACACAATTCAAGAAGAATTGCGTTGACAGTCTCTCTTCTGCAGCAGGAAACACCACTGACCCTAAAGAACTTGTCAAGATTGCATTCAAAGTTGCGGTTCAGAAGATTACTGATGCTATTAACAAATCTGCAACTTTGCATGAAATTGAAAAAGATCCAAGAAATAAAGAAGCTCTCGAGACTTGTAAGGAGGTTATGGATTATGCCATTGATGACCTTAACCACTCTTTCGATAAGATGAGTGAGTTTGATGTCAGTAAAGTTGATGAAATGCTTGCCGATCTCAAAACCTGGTTAAGTGGAGCAGTTACTTATCAAGAGACATGTTTAGATGCGTTCCAAAACACAACTGGTAATGCAGGAGAGAACATGAGAAAAGCTTTGAACAGTTCAGCTGAGCTGACAAGAAACTCACTAGCCATTGTCTCTGAGATTTCTACTGTTCTTACGTCTCTACAAATCCCACTCTTTAGCCGTCGTTTACTTTCTGACGAATCCGCACTACCATACCCAACAGAGGATGGTTTCCCCACATGGGTTGCCGCAGGTAAACGCCGTTTATTATCATCTTCTGCTGCTGATATCAAGCCTAACGCAGTTGTGGCCAAGGACGGGTCTGGACAGTTTACCACCATTAACGCAGCACTCCGCACTTACCCTAAGACAAAGAACAACGCGACTTTCATCGTGTACATTAAACAGGGTACCTACAATGAACACATTTTGATCAACAAGAGCATGCCCAATGTTATGTTGATCGGAGATGGACCTACAAAGACTAAGATCACTGGTAACAAGAACTTTGTTGATGGTGTCGGTACCTTCAAGACCGCAACAGTTG CTGCTGTTGGACCCGGGTTCATTGCCAAGGACATTGGATTTGAGAACAGTGCTGGTGCAATCAAGCATCAAGCAGTTGCATTGAGGGTGCAATCAGACATGTCAATCTTCTACAACTGCCAGATGGACGGATACCAAGACACACTTTACGCACACACCCACCGTCAGTTCTACCGTGACTGTACCATCTCTGGTACAATCGATTTCATCTTCGGTGACGCTGCTTCGGTTTTCCAAAACTGTAAAATCATCATAAGAAAGCCACTCGACAACCAACAATGTATTGTAACAGCTCAAGGCCGAAAAGATTTAAGACAAAACACTGCAATTGTTCTTCAAGGATGTACCATCAGTGCCGACCCATTGTACTACCCAGTAAGAGACACCATTAAATCTTACCTTGGTAGACCATGGAAGGAATACTCAAGAACCATCATCATGCAGACAAGCATCGACGACTGCATCGCAGAAGAAGGATGGTTGCCATGGATGGGTGATTTTGGTTTGAACACTCTTTTCTACGCCGAGTTCCAAAATGTTGGACCTGGAGCTTTGAACACAAGAAGAGTAAGATGGCCTGGTATCAAAACCAACACATTGTCAGAGAAGACATTCTTAGATTTCACTCCTGGTAATTTCCTCGGTGGAGAGGGTGGTGATTCATGGATTACCAAATCTGGTGTTCCATACACACCAGGTATGTTGGCCTCGCCACCACCAGCTCACTAA